Proteins encoded by one window of Methanomassiliicoccales archaeon:
- a CDS encoding DNA polymerase domain-containing protein produces the protein MESYELRLLTASYRKMMDRDEVMVEIYGKTRDGRSIVVRNFGFRPYFHIMEPRPDLLARLKQNSDVLEIKDLELYYKGRVRPAAQVTVKYPWTVPSFRQDIKRQNFEVLAADIPFHHRFIYDKDMSSCIRVFGTPAKGDYTTDLIVDMDHFEEIEPFTPDLRILSFDLENSITNGNILTICYVVRDKGEIRDGEMIEGTEKHIIQRFSEIIQKEDPDVITGYNIDGYDIPKILERAQKVGVKTLNWGRDRSDPRSIQKFWRLTGRLIVDAWWAVRTELRPKQETLNAVSKLLLNEEKMDVSAKNMDEEWMKDKDKVLRYCRQDASLALKVLEKVGRIRKNLDLAAVSRLPVDDVLNSGSSMLVDSILIRAADRAVPRVGVPLTGDFDTEDEAIEGGYVHEIEPGLYHWVCVLDFKSMYPSLIISKNICFTTREDTGTNVSPTGVHFLSREQKPGILPTMMSNLMKARDETKAKMKAAKTPEEVRYYDGLQAAIKVLMNSFYGVFASSFYRFTDRSIGSSITAYARERTKGIIQELESEGRHVIYSDTDSVFVQSPNSNLKESIEFGTELAERFSKEGGSLEFEKIMEPLFSHGKKKRYVGRMVWPKEELVIRGYEIRRTDSFELQSEALMAVFDKIMDEKTDEAVKIAKQYVQDTLCGKVPIEKLVISKGCRPFNQYAKPDSQLTVQVARKLMASGEQFVPGMKVSWIVTNSKRSPQEAEPYVSGRKFVGQPDSRYYAERIAQSLGRATEVFGWDDKSLMAGNQQMNLLNSAFCDTEERKPTPIEAAKKAEVKKTDKKLTLDDFF, from the coding sequence ATGGAATCGTACGAGCTACGGCTGCTGACCGCGTCCTACCGCAAAATGATGGACCGTGACGAGGTCATGGTCGAGATCTACGGCAAGACCCGGGATGGCCGTTCGATAGTGGTGCGCAACTTCGGATTCAGACCCTATTTTCATATCATGGAGCCCAGGCCAGATCTGCTGGCCCGCCTGAAGCAGAACTCGGACGTACTGGAGATCAAGGACCTGGAACTGTATTACAAGGGTCGTGTCCGTCCCGCAGCCCAGGTCACGGTGAAGTACCCTTGGACGGTGCCCAGCTTCCGGCAGGACATCAAGCGCCAGAACTTCGAGGTGCTGGCGGCGGACATCCCGTTCCACCACCGCTTCATCTACGACAAGGACATGAGCTCCTGCATCCGGGTCTTTGGAACACCGGCGAAAGGGGACTACACCACCGACCTGATCGTGGACATGGACCATTTCGAGGAGATCGAGCCGTTCACCCCCGACCTCCGCATCCTCTCGTTCGACCTGGAGAACTCCATCACGAACGGCAACATCCTCACCATCTGCTATGTCGTCAGGGACAAGGGCGAGATCCGTGACGGGGAGATGATCGAGGGCACCGAAAAGCACATCATACAACGATTCTCGGAGATCATCCAGAAAGAGGATCCAGACGTCATCACCGGCTACAACATCGACGGATACGATATCCCAAAGATCCTGGAACGGGCACAGAAGGTGGGCGTGAAGACCCTCAATTGGGGACGGGACCGCTCCGACCCGCGTTCGATACAGAAATTCTGGAGACTGACCGGCAGGCTGATCGTCGACGCCTGGTGGGCGGTACGCACGGAACTGCGGCCAAAACAGGAAACGCTGAACGCCGTCTCGAAGCTGTTGCTCAACGAAGAGAAGATGGACGTCTCGGCCAAGAACATGGACGAGGAGTGGATGAAGGACAAGGACAAGGTGCTCCGCTACTGCCGTCAGGACGCCAGCCTGGCACTGAAGGTGCTGGAGAAGGTCGGCCGCATCCGCAAGAACCTGGACCTGGCGGCGGTTTCGCGGCTGCCGGTGGACGACGTCCTGAACTCTGGCAGTTCGATGCTGGTCGATTCCATCCTGATCCGGGCGGCGGACCGGGCGGTACCGCGCGTCGGCGTCCCGCTGACCGGGGATTTCGATACCGAGGACGAGGCCATCGAGGGGGGCTATGTGCACGAGATCGAACCTGGCCTGTATCACTGGGTGTGCGTGCTGGACTTCAAATCGATGTACCCTTCGCTGATCATAAGCAAGAACATATGCTTCACCACCAGGGAGGACACGGGCACCAATGTATCGCCGACCGGAGTCCATTTCCTCAGCAGGGAGCAGAAGCCCGGCATACTGCCCACCATGATGTCCAACCTGATGAAGGCCAGGGACGAGACCAAGGCCAAGATGAAGGCGGCCAAGACTCCGGAGGAGGTGCGTTATTATGACGGACTGCAGGCGGCCATCAAGGTCCTGATGAACTCCTTCTACGGGGTGTTCGCCTCCTCGTTCTATCGGTTCACCGACCGTTCCATAGGTTCATCGATCACCGCTTACGCCCGGGAAAGGACCAAGGGGATCATCCAGGAGCTCGAAAGCGAAGGCCGGCACGTCATCTATTCCGATACCGACTCGGTGTTCGTGCAGTCACCCAATTCCAATCTCAAGGAGTCGATAGAGTTCGGCACAGAGCTGGCTGAGCGCTTCTCAAAAGAAGGGGGGTCGCTGGAGTTCGAGAAGATCATGGAGCCGCTCTTCTCCCACGGAAAAAAGAAACGTTATGTCGGCAGGATGGTCTGGCCCAAGGAGGAGCTGGTCATCCGCGGCTATGAGATCCGCCGCACCGATTCATTCGAGCTCCAGTCGGAAGCGCTGATGGCGGTCTTCGATAAGATCATGGACGAGAAGACGGACGAGGCGGTCAAGATCGCCAAACAGTACGTCCAGGACACTCTGTGCGGAAAGGTCCCGATCGAGAAACTGGTCATATCAAAAGGCTGCCGTCCCTTCAACCAGTACGCCAAGCCGGATTCCCAGCTGACGGTCCAGGTGGCCAGGAAGCTGATGGCCTCCGGGGAACAGTTCGTACCCGGAATGAAGGTCTCGTGGATCGTTACCAATTCAAAGAGGTCGCCCCAGGAGGCGGAACCATACGTATCGGGACGCAAGTTCGTCGGCCAACCCGACAGCCGTTACTATGCCGAACGCATCGCCCAGTCGCTTGGCCGGGCCACTGAAGTGTTCGGCTGGGACGACAAATCGCTAATGGCAGGCAATCAGCAGATGAACCTTCTGAACTCAGCGTTCTGCGACACCGAGGAAAGGAAGCCGACCCCCATCGAGGCGGCAAAGAAGGCCGAGGTCAAGAAGACCGACAAGAAGCTCACCTTGGACGATTTCTTCTGA
- a CDS encoding 50S ribosomal protein L15e — translation MAENEKPVEGAEPEAKRNISGKSMYKYIAEAWNRPDATYVKDLMFDRMILWRREDNFTRIDHPTRLDRARALGFKAKQGYVMVRGHVRKGSLQRRKMRWKGRRAKRKGINKLTAGKSLKWMAEERCSKRYPNLEVLNSYWVGEDGRNVWFEIILVDKHHPVIMSDPKINWICSPVHKGRAYRGLTSAGHKGRGLRWKGKGAEKMRPSGAAHDHHNK, via the coding sequence ATGGCAGAGAACGAGAAGCCCGTAGAGGGCGCTGAACCCGAAGCCAAGAGAAACATCTCTGGCAAGAGCATGTACAAATACATCGCCGAGGCCTGGAACAGGCCGGACGCGACTTACGTGAAGGACCTCATGTTCGACAGGATGATCCTGTGGCGCAGGGAGGACAACTTCACCCGCATAGACCACCCGACCAGGCTGGACCGTGCCCGTGCATTGGGATTCAAGGCCAAGCAGGGATACGTCATGGTCCGTGGGCACGTCAGGAAGGGCTCGCTCCAGAGGCGCAAGATGCGCTGGAAGGGTCGCCGTGCAAAGAGGAAGGGTATCAACAAGCTCACCGCCGGCAAGAGCCTGAAGTGGATGGCCGAGGAAAGATGCTCCAAGCGCTACCCGAACCTGGAAGTCCTCAACTCCTACTGGGTCGGAGAGGACGGCAGGAACGTCTGGTTCGAGATCATACTGGTCGACAAGCACCACCCGGTCATCATGTCGGACCCGAAGATCAACTGGATCTGCAGCCCGGTGCACAAGGGCAGGGCATACCGCGGTCTGACCTCCGCTGGTCACAAGGGACGTGGCCTCAGGTGGAAGGGCAAGGGCGCGGAAAAGATGCGCCCCAGCGGTGCCGCGCACGACCACCACAACAAGTAA
- a CDS encoding THUMP domain-containing protein has translation MDLILVRYSEVGLKSRSVRSRFERVLMDNMISALAREGIEALVNCDQGRIYVRTDKVRIDDGIKVLQRVFGIASVSPVIETSSDMESLKATAVEYSKDILADGSTFKIKSRRVGSHPFTSMDIAVQVGEAVLNANQDRGIKVDIHNPTKEVYVEVRDNQAFIFSEYCEGTGGLPMGSQGKVLVVLEKDTDALAAWLIMKRGCRAVAMADEDNEAVRIVRRWDPDLKVLPKGDLQAYCRKLKASAIVYGYLVEDEASIKESVGLPVPAFYPIIGMDAPTIAERMERIRC, from the coding sequence ATGGACCTAATCCTGGTAAGGTACTCAGAGGTCGGGCTCAAGTCCCGGTCCGTCCGCTCGCGGTTCGAGAGGGTGCTGATGGACAACATGATCTCGGCCTTGGCCAGGGAGGGGATCGAGGCACTGGTCAACTGCGATCAGGGCCGGATCTACGTCCGCACCGACAAGGTCCGGATCGATGACGGTATCAAGGTCCTGCAGCGGGTCTTCGGCATAGCCTCCGTGTCTCCTGTGATCGAGACCTCCAGCGACATGGAGTCCCTCAAGGCCACGGCGGTGGAGTACTCAAAGGACATCCTCGCCGATGGTTCAACGTTCAAGATCAAGTCCCGGCGGGTCGGGTCGCACCCATTCACAAGCATGGACATCGCCGTGCAGGTGGGCGAGGCGGTCCTGAACGCCAACCAAGACCGCGGCATCAAGGTCGACATCCACAACCCGACCAAGGAGGTGTATGTCGAGGTGCGTGACAACCAGGCGTTCATCTTTTCCGAGTATTGCGAAGGGACCGGGGGCCTGCCGATGGGCAGCCAGGGGAAGGTCCTCGTGGTGCTCGAAAAGGACACCGATGCTTTGGCGGCCTGGCTCATCATGAAGCGCGGCTGCAGGGCGGTGGCGATGGCCGATGAGGATAACGAGGCGGTGCGGATCGTGAGGAGATGGGACCCCGATCTGAAGGTGCTCCCGAAGGGCGACCTGCAGGCCTATTGTCGGAAGCTCAAGGCGTCAGCGATCGTCTATGGATATCTGGTGGAGGACGAGGCGAGCATCAAGGAGAGCGTCGGACTTCCGGTCCCGGCATTCTATCCCATCATCGGTATGGATGCTCCGACCATCGCTGAGAGGATGGAACGGATCCGCTGCTGA
- a CDS encoding sulfite exporter TauE/SafE family protein has product MDPLTALIVIAFAIIAGLIGSLLGLGGGIVIIPALTLALGFNMQEAVGASLIGVIASSTGSASRYVQQGFVNVKLGMLLETTTTVGSIVGAIIAIYTDQKILALVFAVMLMYSAVYMLRRPERIISPESAELDGQMLDLSCAYTDTRSGKEVCYGVKGIKTGMGAGLLAGATSGMLGVGGGVIKVPVMNACMCVPMKAATATSNFMIGVTALAGAVVYYSYGLISPVLAATVAVGVIVGSFIGTHLTFTSEGHRIRTFFSMVLIIIAVLMVLKAAGILEAV; this is encoded by the coding sequence ATGGACCCTTTGACCGCCCTCATTGTCATCGCCTTCGCCATCATCGCCGGCCTGATCGGGTCCCTGCTAGGCCTGGGCGGCGGAATCGTCATCATTCCGGCGTTGACACTGGCCCTTGGTTTCAACATGCAGGAGGCAGTGGGTGCTTCTCTCATCGGGGTCATCGCCTCATCCACGGGCTCTGCTTCACGATATGTGCAGCAAGGTTTCGTGAACGTCAAGCTGGGAATGCTGCTGGAGACGACCACGACCGTGGGATCGATCGTTGGGGCGATCATAGCCATCTACACCGACCAAAAGATCCTGGCACTGGTCTTCGCCGTAATGCTGATGTACAGTGCGGTCTACATGCTCCGCAGGCCCGAACGTATCATATCCCCAGAGAGCGCCGAACTGGACGGCCAGATGTTGGACCTGTCCTGCGCATATACCGATACCAGAAGCGGCAAGGAGGTCTGCTACGGGGTCAAGGGCATCAAGACGGGCATGGGGGCGGGTTTGCTGGCCGGAGCCACCTCGGGCATGCTTGGGGTAGGCGGGGGCGTGATCAAGGTCCCGGTGATGAACGCCTGCATGTGCGTGCCCATGAAGGCTGCCACCGCCACCAGCAATTTCATGATCGGGGTCACTGCCCTGGCCGGTGCGGTCGTATACTATTCCTATGGCCTTATATCACCGGTACTGGCCGCTACAGTGGCGGTCGGGGTGATCGTCGGGTCCTTTATTGGAACCCATCTTACCTTCACCAGCGAAGGTCACCGGATCCGCACGTTCTTCTCTATGGTCCTGATCATCATCGCCGTGCTGATGGTCCTGAAGGCCGCCGGCATCCTGGAGGCGGTCTGA
- a CDS encoding DUF1634 domain-containing protein — protein sequence MASERMNRTMHLVLVSGMMLSFTIMTIGLVMYAFAPAEGTTMALDRIPGGVIGGDPIAVIDLGIVILIATPFVRILAAGITFGMEKDYRFVGISLFVLAMIILAVFIRL from the coding sequence ATGGCCAGTGAGCGCATGAACCGGACCATGCACCTGGTGCTGGTCAGCGGAATGATGCTGAGCTTCACCATCATGACCATTGGACTGGTGATGTATGCATTTGCCCCCGCCGAAGGAACGACCATGGCCCTGGATAGAATTCCGGGAGGCGTTATCGGCGGCGATCCGATCGCAGTCATCGACCTGGGGATCGTCATCCTCATAGCCACCCCTTTCGTCCGGATATTGGCGGCGGGGATCACCTTCGGCATGGAGAAGGACTACCGTTTCGTCGGCATTTCCCTGTTCGTGCTGGCGATGATCATCCTGGCGGTTTTCATCCGGCTCTGA
- a CDS encoding MFS transporter: MSDDKKDEKWYYTFLPYNIAGGSTNPIIPLFVTEGLKGTVGQVGIVSAITSLAAVPANILWGNLSDTMQKRKPFVIMGFLGMGLALMLMGLSTSIPQYYLANFMLGLLAAAVAPVGTVLVLESFEKKDWAKRLGDFSKVGGLGWVVGLLIGTVWLMLLNGSDGENSTRALFLLAAVLCLVSTVLAFRWVPEPKDKIRRECIDPDDLEHAHAHIIERARYLPQRVTFVAKVSAKNLKLANFPANLKRYYLVTFLAFFGFLSFYVAFPIFLSQYVGLKDTDIFIIYIASSVASVLTYALVGRLIGSIGGKKIQAVAFALRIFIFPAFFAVTMLNLPFPALFAAMLVLHALAGLCWAGISVSGNALVSKMSYRDFRTQSLGMYSSIQGVASIFGSLLGGFIAQYYGYQTEFLMASGFVLAGLVLLLLTNVDNVPGDDEGPHIIKCD; this comes from the coding sequence ATGTCCGACGACAAGAAGGATGAGAAGTGGTACTACACCTTCCTTCCATACAACATTGCCGGCGGAAGCACCAATCCGATCATCCCGCTTTTCGTCACCGAAGGACTGAAGGGCACGGTTGGGCAAGTGGGCATAGTTTCTGCGATAACGTCATTGGCAGCCGTCCCCGCCAATATCCTATGGGGAAATCTGTCCGATACCATGCAGAAGAGGAAGCCGTTCGTTATCATGGGCTTCCTGGGCATGGGTCTGGCGCTCATGCTCATGGGGCTGTCGACCAGCATTCCCCAGTATTACTTGGCGAACTTCATGCTCGGTCTTCTGGCGGCGGCGGTCGCTCCGGTGGGCACGGTCCTGGTCCTTGAATCGTTCGAGAAGAAGGACTGGGCAAAGCGGCTGGGCGACTTCAGCAAGGTGGGAGGATTGGGCTGGGTCGTTGGATTGCTCATCGGTACAGTATGGCTCATGCTGCTCAACGGTTCGGACGGGGAGAACTCTACCCGGGCGTTGTTCCTGCTGGCGGCAGTGCTATGCCTGGTCTCCACCGTTCTGGCCTTCCGATGGGTGCCGGAACCGAAGGACAAGATCAGGCGTGAGTGCATCGACCCGGACGATCTGGAACACGCCCATGCGCATATCATAGAACGTGCCAGATACCTGCCGCAAAGAGTGACGTTCGTGGCAAAGGTCAGCGCGAAGAACCTCAAGTTGGCCAATTTTCCGGCGAACCTGAAACGCTATTACCTCGTCACGTTCCTGGCATTCTTCGGTTTCCTTTCCTTCTATGTCGCCTTCCCGATATTCCTCAGCCAGTATGTGGGCCTGAAGGACACGGACATATTCATCATCTACATCGCTTCGTCGGTCGCTTCGGTGTTGACCTATGCACTGGTCGGCAGGCTCATCGGAAGTATCGGAGGCAAAAAGATACAGGCGGTCGCTTTCGCTCTGCGCATCTTCATCTTCCCGGCGTTCTTCGCAGTCACGATGCTAAACCTTCCGTTCCCAGCCCTGTTCGCCGCCATGCTCGTATTGCATGCATTGGCAGGCCTGTGCTGGGCCGGGATCAGCGTTTCCGGCAACGCCCTGGTCTCGAAGATGTCCTACAGGGACTTCCGCACCCAGTCCCTGGGAATGTACAGTTCCATCCAGGGAGTGGCCTCCATATTCGGATCGTTGCTGGGAGGATTCATCGCCCAGTATTACGGCTATCAGACGGAATTCCTGATGGCCTCGGGATTCGTCCTGGCCGGACTGGTCCTCCTCCTCTTGACCAATGTGGACAACGTCCCTGGGGACGATGAAGGCCCCCACATCATAAAATGCGATTGA
- a CDS encoding flavodoxin family protein encodes MKALVLFDSKYGNTEKIAQAIATGLREGGIEPVECRALSASGEEDFRGKDLWVLGTPTHYGSVPFRFSALLKNALKEDHLGVQTAVFDTRMKDFPKGAESKLRKILEKKGKPVIADASFVVAGMRGPLEEGEEEKARLFGRQIADLLQNK; translated from the coding sequence ATGAAGGCCCTGGTCTTGTTCGATTCGAAGTACGGGAACACCGAGAAGATCGCCCAAGCTATCGCAACCGGACTGAGAGAGGGAGGTATAGAACCGGTCGAGTGCCGTGCCCTGTCAGCTTCCGGGGAGGAGGACTTCCGGGGCAAGGACCTATGGGTGCTGGGCACGCCGACCCACTATGGCAGCGTTCCGTTCCGCTTTTCTGCCCTACTGAAGAATGCCTTGAAAGAAGATCATCTCGGCGTCCAAACGGCCGTTTTCGACACCCGAATGAAGGATTTTCCCAAAGGGGCCGAATCGAAGCTAAGGAAGATACTGGAGAAAAAAGGGAAACCAGTGATCGCTGACGCCTCGTTCGTCGTCGCAGGGATGCGCGGTCCTTTGGAGGAAGGGGAAGAGGAAAAGGCTAGGCTCTTCGGAAGGCAGATTGCCGACCTGTTGCAGAACAAGTGA